One Thiobacillus sp. genomic region harbors:
- the gatA gene encoding Asp-tRNA(Asn)/Glu-tRNA(Gln) amidotransferase subunit GatA translates to MSLHTIKQLADQLAAGKVSSVELCQDYLARIERLNPTLNAFVTVDRDKTLAEAASADALRASGQAGPLTGVPIAHKDIFCTEGWLTTCGSMMLSNFVSPYDAHVIQQFKVAGMPSLGKTNMDEFAMGSSNETSFFGPVKNPWDLARVPGGSSGGSAACVAARMAPAATGTDTGGSIRQPAALTGITGLKPTYGVVSRYGMIAFASSLDQGGPMAQTAEDCGLLLNVMAGFDERDSTSLQREKEDYTRELTQTPATKPLAGLKIGLPREFFGEGLTGDTAKAVEEAIAQYRKLGAETVEVGLPNSRLSVAAYYVLAPAEASSNLSRFDGVRYGYRTPEYTDLLDMYEKSRAEGFGSEVKRRILIGTYVLSHGYYDAYYIQAQKLRRLIANDFSEAFKQCDVILGPTAPTTAFRLGEKSDDPVQMYLSDIYTIAVNLAGLPGMSLPCGFDSGGLPIGLQLIGNYFGEARMLNVAHQYQRATDWHARAPAL, encoded by the coding sequence ATGTCGTTGCATACCATCAAGCAGCTTGCCGACCAGCTGGCGGCAGGAAAAGTTTCCAGCGTGGAGTTGTGCCAGGACTACCTGGCCCGCATCGAGCGCCTGAACCCCACCCTGAATGCCTTTGTCACCGTGGACCGGGACAAGACCCTGGCGGAGGCCGCCTCCGCCGACGCCCTGCGGGCCTCGGGCCAGGCCGGCCCCCTCACCGGGGTGCCCATCGCCCACAAGGACATCTTCTGCACCGAGGGCTGGCTTACCACCTGCGGCTCCATGATGCTGTCCAACTTCGTCTCGCCCTACGACGCCCACGTCATCCAGCAGTTCAAGGTGGCGGGCATGCCCTCCCTGGGCAAGACCAACATGGACGAGTTCGCCATGGGCTCCTCCAACGAGACCAGCTTTTTTGGCCCGGTGAAGAACCCCTGGGACCTGGCCCGGGTGCCCGGCGGCTCCTCCGGCGGCAGCGCCGCCTGCGTGGCGGCCCGCATGGCCCCTGCCGCCACCGGCACGGACACCGGCGGTTCCATACGCCAGCCGGCGGCACTCACCGGCATCACCGGCCTGAAGCCCACCTACGGCGTGGTGTCCCGCTACGGCATGATCGCCTTCGCCTCTTCCCTGGACCAGGGCGGCCCCATGGCGCAAACCGCCGAGGACTGCGGTCTGCTGCTCAACGTCATGGCGGGTTTTGACGAGCGGGATTCCACCAGCCTCCAGCGCGAAAAAGAGGATTACACCCGGGAGTTGACGCAAACCCCGGCGACCAAGCCCCTGGCCGGCCTGAAGATCGGCCTGCCCCGGGAATTCTTCGGCGAGGGCCTGACGGGCGATACCGCCAAGGCCGTCGAGGAGGCCATCGCCCAATATCGCAAGCTGGGCGCCGAGACCGTGGAAGTGGGCCTGCCCAACTCCAGGCTGTCCGTGGCCGCCTACTACGTGCTGGCCCCGGCAGAGGCCTCCAGCAACCTGTCCCGTTTCGACGGCGTGCGCTACGGCTACCGCACCCCCGAGTACACCGACCTGCTGGACATGTACGAGAAGAGCCGGGCCGAGGGCTTCGGCAGCGAGGTGAAACGCCGCATCCTCATCGGCACCTACGTGCTGTCCCATGGTTACTACGACGCCTATTACATCCAGGCCCAGAAGCTGCGCCGCCTCATCGCCAACGATTTCAGCGAAGCGTTCAAGCAGTGTGACGTGATCCTGGGCCCCACCGCCCCCACCACCGCCTTCAGGCTGGGGGAGAAATCCGACGACCCGGTGCAGATGTACCTCTCCGACATCTACACCATCGCCGTGAACCTGGCGGGCCTGCCGGGCATGTCCCTGCCCTGCGGCTTCGACTCGGGCGGCCTGCCCATCGGCCTGCAGCTCATCGGCAACTATTTCGGCGAGGCGCGCATGTTGAATGTGGCGCACCAGTACCAGCGCGCCACGGATTGGCACGCGCGGGCGCCGGCGCTCTGA
- the gatB gene encoding Asp-tRNA(Asn)/Glu-tRNA(Gln) amidotransferase subunit GatB, whose product MQWETVIGLEVHTQLTTQSKIFSGASTAFGAAPNTQACQVDIALPGVLPVLNKGAVERAIKFGLAIGAKLNRTNVFARKNYFYPDLPKGYQISQFELPIVEGGSIDIQVGEGDKAETKTIRLTRAHLEEDAGKSLHEDFHGMTGIDLNRAGTPLLEIVSEPDMRSAREAVAYAKALHTLVTWIGICDGNMQEGSFRVDANVSVRPKGQEKFGTRREIKNLNSFRFLEQAIDFEVRWQIEQIEDGHEIHQATVLFDPDTGETRMMRSKEDAHDYRYFPDPDLLPVKLDETQIADIQAHMPELPQARQARYKADYGLSAYDASTLTSSRAMADYFEAVAAVLPKPDPKLAANWVMGDLSAALNKAELDLAESPIAAPVLAKLLARIQDGTLSGKLAKQVFEVMWTEGGEPDAIIESRGLRQMSDSGEVERIIEEVLAANAKSVEEFRAGKEKAFNALVGQVMKATKGKANPAQVNELLRSKLAG is encoded by the coding sequence ATGCAATGGGAAACCGTCATCGGGCTGGAAGTGCATACCCAGCTCACCACCCAGTCCAAGATCTTCTCCGGCGCCAGCACGGCCTTCGGCGCCGCCCCCAACACCCAGGCCTGCCAGGTGGACATCGCCCTGCCCGGCGTGCTGCCCGTGCTGAACAAGGGCGCGGTGGAGCGGGCCATCAAGTTCGGCCTGGCCATCGGCGCCAAGCTCAACCGCACCAACGTCTTCGCCCGCAAGAATTACTTCTACCCGGACCTGCCCAAGGGCTACCAGATCAGCCAGTTCGAACTGCCCATCGTGGAGGGTGGCAGCATCGACATCCAGGTGGGTGAAGGGGACAAGGCCGAGACCAAGACCATCCGCCTCACCCGGGCCCACCTGGAAGAGGATGCGGGCAAGTCCCTGCACGAGGATTTCCACGGCATGACCGGCATCGACCTGAACCGGGCCGGCACCCCCCTGCTGGAGATCGTCTCGGAGCCGGACATGCGCTCCGCCAGGGAGGCTGTGGCCTACGCCAAGGCCCTGCACACCCTGGTGACCTGGATCGGCATCTGCGACGGCAACATGCAGGAGGGCAGCTTCCGCGTGGACGCCAACGTCTCGGTGCGGCCCAAGGGCCAGGAGAAGTTCGGCACCCGCCGGGAGATCAAGAACCTGAATTCCTTCCGCTTCCTGGAGCAGGCCATCGACTTCGAGGTGCGCTGGCAGATCGAGCAGATCGAGGACGGACACGAGATCCACCAGGCCACGGTGCTGTTCGACCCGGACACGGGCGAAACCCGCATGATGCGCAGCAAGGAAGACGCCCACGACTACCGCTACTTCCCGGATCCGGACCTGCTGCCGGTGAAATTGGACGAGACGCAGATCGCCGATATCCAGGCCCACATGCCGGAACTTCCCCAGGCCAGGCAGGCCCGCTACAAGGCCGACTACGGCCTTTCCGCCTATGACGCCTCCACCCTCACCTCCAGCCGCGCCATGGCGGACTACTTCGAGGCCGTGGCAGCCGTCCTGCCCAAGCCGGACCCCAAGCTGGCGGCCAACTGGGTCATGGGTGACCTGAGCGCCGCCCTGAACAAGGCGGAACTGGACCTGGCCGAGTCGCCCATTGCTGCCCCGGTGCTGGCCAAGCTGCTGGCCCGCATCCAGGACGGCACCCTGTCCGGCAAGCTGGCCAAGCAGGTGTTCGAGGTGATGTGGACCGAGGGTGGGGAGCCCGACGCCATCATCGAGTCCCGGGGCCTCAGGCAGATGTCCGACTCCGGCGAGGTGGAACGCATCATCGAAGAGGTGCTGGCCGCCAACGCCAAGTCCGTCGAGGAATTCCGCGCCGGCAAGGAAAAAGCCTTCAACGCCCTGGTGGGGCAGGTCATGAAGGCTACCAAGGGCAAGGCCAACCCGGCCCAGGTGAACGAACTGCTGCGCAGTAAACTGGCGGGCTGA
- a CDS encoding DUF4124 domain-containing protein produces MTRHPVLFSAILASLLGLTPVTAQAVTYRWVDSNGKVHYSDTMPPQQAGMGHQELDKQGRVVKDVERTRRTAEEQRRAAEARQRAEEERQRALEQERRDRALLTSYTNEDEIDLVRDRALELEQLQIDSLQAQMNNASEKLTYANGEIRKHTVPGKNVPRSFLQMRDEAQNDLARIGGLLQQRQKSLEETRAKYDADKLRFRELKSRAPR; encoded by the coding sequence ATGACGAGACATCCGGTCCTGTTCTCAGCCATCCTCGCAAGCCTTCTGGGGTTGACGCCTGTCACCGCCCAAGCGGTGACCTACCGCTGGGTGGACAGCAACGGCAAGGTGCATTACAGCGATACCATGCCACCCCAGCAGGCCGGGATGGGGCATCAGGAACTGGACAAGCAGGGCCGGGTGGTTAAGGACGTGGAACGGACCCGCCGCACCGCCGAGGAGCAGCGGCGGGCCGCGGAAGCCCGGCAAAGGGCGGAAGAGGAGCGCCAGCGGGCCCTTGAGCAGGAACGTCGGGACCGGGCCCTGCTGACCAGCTATACCAACGAGGACGAGATCGACCTGGTGCGGGACCGGGCCCTGGAACTGGAACAGCTACAGATCGACAGCCTCCAGGCACAGATGAACAACGCTTCCGAAAAGCTGACCTACGCCAACGGCGAGATCCGGAAGCACACGGTCCCGGGCAAGAACGTGCCCAGAAGCTTCCTGCAGATGCGGGACGAGGCCCAGAACGACCTGGCCCGCATTGGCGGGTTGCTGCAGCAGCGGCAAAAGAGCCTGGAGGAAACCCGCGCCAAGTATGACGCCGACAAGCTCCGCTTCCGGGAGTTGAAGAGCCGCGCCCCCCGCTAG
- the pyrE gene encoding orotate phosphoribosyltransferase, translated as MQGFKSDFLELAIDRKVMLFGEFKTKAGRQSPYFFNAGQFNDGASLKKLGEFYAKAIQTSGLAFDGLFGPAYKGIPLVTTVAVAMAAVGRNVPITYNRKEAKDHGEGGTLVGAPLQGNILIIDDVISAGTSVRESVELIRAAGATPCGVAIALDRMERGLGQLSAVQEVSRDYGMPVVSIVDLDDLTRFLTGKHGWADTLSAIQAYRAEYGIHT; from the coding sequence GTGCAGGGGTTCAAAAGCGATTTTCTCGAACTGGCCATCGATCGCAAGGTGATGCTGTTCGGGGAGTTCAAGACCAAGGCAGGGCGCCAGAGCCCCTATTTCTTCAACGCGGGCCAGTTCAACGACGGCGCCTCCCTGAAGAAGCTGGGGGAATTCTACGCCAAGGCCATCCAGACATCGGGCCTGGCCTTCGACGGCCTGTTCGGCCCCGCCTACAAGGGCATTCCCCTGGTGACCACCGTGGCCGTGGCCATGGCGGCGGTTGGCCGCAACGTGCCCATCACCTACAACCGCAAGGAAGCCAAGGACCACGGCGAAGGCGGCACCCTGGTGGGCGCCCCCCTGCAGGGCAACATCCTCATCATCGACGACGTGATTTCCGCCGGCACATCGGTGCGGGAGTCCGTGGAACTCATCCGCGCGGCCGGGGCCACGCCTTGCGGCGTGGCCATCGCCCTGGACCGGATGGAACGGGGCCTGGGACAACTTTCCGCGGTGCAGGAAGTCAGCCGGGACTATGGCATGCCCGTTGTAAGCATCGTCGACCTGGATGATCTGACCCGCTTCCTCACGGGGAAACACGGTTGGGCCGATACACTGTCGGCCATCCAGGCCTATCGTGCCGAATACGGAATTCATACATGA
- the xth gene encoding exodeoxyribonuclease III produces MRVISLNLNGIRSAATKGVYPWLENQHADVVCLQELKAQAPDLTLEMLNPPGLHGYFHYAEKKGYSGVGLYARRQPDRIAEGLGIADIDSEGRYLEACFGDLCVISLYLPSGSSSDERQAAKFSFMARFMPHLEKLVASGQEFILCGDWNIAHKEADLKNWKSNQKNSGFLPEERAWLTQVFDRLGLVDVYRRLYPDHTGEAYTWWSNRGQAWAKNVGWRID; encoded by the coding sequence ATGCGTGTAATCAGCCTGAATCTTAACGGCATTCGCTCCGCCGCTACCAAAGGGGTTTATCCCTGGCTCGAGAACCAGCATGCCGACGTCGTCTGTCTCCAGGAACTCAAGGCCCAGGCACCGGACCTGACTCTGGAGATGCTCAACCCGCCCGGCCTCCATGGCTATTTCCACTATGCCGAGAAGAAAGGCTACAGCGGCGTAGGGCTCTATGCCAGACGCCAGCCGGACCGCATCGCCGAAGGCCTGGGCATTGCGGATATCGACAGCGAGGGGAGGTACCTGGAGGCCTGTTTCGGCGACCTCTGCGTCATTTCCCTCTATTTGCCTTCCGGCTCCAGTTCAGACGAGCGACAGGCCGCCAAGTTCAGTTTCATGGCGCGTTTCATGCCACATCTCGAGAAACTGGTGGCCTCCGGCCAGGAGTTCATCCTGTGCGGAGACTGGAACATAGCCCACAAGGAAGCCGATCTGAAGAACTGGAAGTCCAACCAGAAGAATTCGGGCTTTCTGCCGGAGGAGCGGGCCTGGCTCACCCAGGTGTTCGACCGCCTGGGCCTGGTGGATGTGTATCGACGCCTGTATCCGGACCACACCGGCGAGGCCTACACCTGGTGGTCCAACCGGGGCCAGGCCTGGGCGAAGAATGTGGGCTGGCGCATCGACTAG
- a CDS encoding IS21 family transposase: MANTRLSMRKIEDVLRLHFACDRSNREIAAALGIGRATVSDYLRRAQMAGIRWPLPEDITELALEARLFPSLPASKVKRPEPDWGHVHRELGKKGITLDLLWQEYREAHPEGYQYSAFCQHYRDFAEALPVTLRQAHAPGERLFVDYSGQTLSVIDPGTGEVRQAQVFVAVLGASNYTYVDATWSQGLADWTASHVRCFEYLGGVPELLVPDNLKSAVSGANFFDPDLNPTYHDLARHYGTAILPARVRKPRDKAKVEAGVLLAQRWILARLRHQRFFSLEELNRAIRPLLAELNARPFKKLPGSRQSVFEAVDRPALKPLPLVRYEFAEWKTVTAGIDYHVEVTGHYYSVPYRHARQKLEARFTASTVELFKKGERIACHPRSLSKGRHTTLEAHLAPAHQKVAGWNRERFLAWATKIGAHTEAAVDHILRARTHPQQGYRAALGVLRLAKAYGPDRLEAACQRAFRIQSVTYRSIDSILKHGLDRPARQAAQASLPLDHANVRGAEYYH; this comes from the coding sequence ATGGCGAACACGAGGTTATCCATGCGCAAGATTGAAGACGTATTGCGGCTGCATTTCGCATGCGACCGCTCCAACCGGGAGATCGCGGCCGCGCTCGGCATCGGCCGCGCCACCGTCAGCGACTACCTGCGTCGCGCCCAGATGGCGGGCATCCGCTGGCCCTTGCCGGAGGACATAACCGAACTCGCCCTGGAAGCCCGGCTGTTTCCCAGCCTGCCGGCCTCCAAGGTCAAGCGCCCCGAACCCGACTGGGGCCATGTCCACCGGGAGCTGGGCAAGAAGGGCATCACCCTCGACCTGCTCTGGCAGGAGTACCGGGAGGCTCACCCCGAGGGCTACCAGTACAGCGCCTTCTGCCAGCACTATCGGGACTTTGCCGAGGCCCTGCCGGTCACCCTGCGCCAGGCGCATGCCCCCGGTGAGCGCCTGTTCGTCGACTACAGCGGCCAGACCCTATCGGTCATCGATCCGGGCACCGGCGAGGTCCGCCAGGCCCAGGTCTTCGTCGCCGTGCTGGGCGCCTCGAACTACACCTATGTCGACGCGACCTGGAGCCAGGGGCTGGCGGACTGGACCGCCTCCCACGTGCGCTGTTTCGAGTATCTGGGCGGGGTGCCCGAACTGCTGGTGCCGGACAACCTCAAGAGCGCGGTGTCCGGGGCGAACTTCTTCGACCCCGACCTCAACCCCACCTACCACGACCTGGCACGCCACTACGGCACCGCCATCCTGCCCGCCCGTGTCAGGAAGCCCCGCGACAAGGCCAAGGTCGAGGCCGGGGTGCTCCTCGCCCAGCGCTGGATCCTGGCGCGGCTGCGGCACCAACGCTTCTTCAGCCTGGAGGAACTGAACCGGGCCATCCGGCCGCTGCTCGCCGAACTGAATGCACGGCCCTTCAAGAAGCTGCCCGGCTCCCGGCAAAGCGTCTTCGAGGCCGTGGACCGCCCCGCCCTCAAGCCCTTGCCCCTGGTCCGCTATGAATTCGCCGAGTGGAAGACGGTGACCGCCGGCATCGACTATCACGTCGAGGTCACCGGCCATTACTACTCCGTGCCCTACCGCCATGCCCGGCAGAAGCTGGAGGCGCGCTTTACGGCCAGCACGGTCGAGCTCTTCAAGAAGGGCGAGCGCATCGCCTGCCATCCCCGCTCCCTGAGCAAGGGCCGGCACACCACCCTGGAGGCCCACCTGGCGCCGGCCCACCAGAAGGTGGCGGGCTGGAACCGCGAACGCTTCCTGGCCTGGGCCACCAAGATCGGGGCCCATACCGAGGCGGCCGTCGATCACATCCTGCGCGCCCGCACCCATCCCCAGCAGGGCTACCGCGCCGCACTCGGCGTTCTGCGCCTGGCTAAGGCCTATGGCCCTGACCGCCTGGAGGCGGCCTGCCAGCGCGCCTTCCGCATCCAGTCGGTCACCTATCGCTCCATCGACTCGATCCTCAAGCACGGCCTGGACCGTCCTGCCCGCCAGGCCGCCCAGGCCAGCCTGCCCCTCGACCACGCCAATGTGCGCGGGGCCGAGTATTACCACTGA
- a CDS encoding ATP-binding protein, with translation MLNHPTHDTLTQLRLYGMARALAEQASQPEIDALTFEERLGLLVDRERVERQNRQTASRLRRARLKQPAVAEDIDYRHPRGLDRALFRRLLTGEWVQSHQNVLITGPTGVGKTYLACALANAACRQGRTALYQRLPRLFEELAIARGDGRYAKLMASLAKVDILILDDWGLAMLDDERRRDLLEVLDERYQTRSTVITSQLPVSTWHDALGDPTLADAILDRVVHHAHLLNLVGESLRKLRPKLTAESVQE, from the coding sequence ATGCTCAACCATCCCACCCATGACACCCTGACCCAGTTGCGCCTCTATGGCATGGCCCGTGCCTTGGCCGAACAAGCCAGCCAGCCGGAGATCGACGCCCTGACCTTCGAGGAACGGCTCGGCCTGCTCGTCGATCGTGAACGTGTCGAACGCCAGAACCGACAGACCGCCAGCCGGCTGCGCCGGGCGCGCCTGAAACAGCCCGCGGTGGCCGAAGACATCGACTACCGTCACCCCCGGGGGTTGGACCGTGCCTTGTTCCGCCGACTGCTGACGGGGGAATGGGTCCAGAGCCACCAGAACGTCCTGATCACCGGCCCCACGGGGGTGGGCAAGACCTACTTGGCGTGCGCCTTGGCCAACGCCGCCTGCCGGCAAGGCAGGACCGCGCTGTACCAGCGCCTGCCACGCCTGTTCGAGGAGTTGGCCATCGCACGCGGGGATGGCCGCTATGCCAAGTTGATGGCCAGCCTGGCCAAGGTCGACATCCTGATCCTGGATGACTGGGGCCTGGCCATGCTCGATGATGAACGTCGGCGGGATTTGTTGGAGGTCCTGGATGAGCGGTACCAGACCCGTTCCACCGTGATCACCAGCCAGTTGCCAGTGAGCACCTGGCATGACGCCCTGGGCGACCCCACCCTGGCCGATGCCATCCTCGATCGAGTCGTCCACCACGCCCACCTGCTGAACCTGGTCGGCGAATCCTTGCGGAAACTCAGGCCTAAATTGACGGCGGAATCCGTTCAGGAGTAA
- the xth gene encoding exodeoxyribonuclease III: MTRIITINLNGIRSAAKKGFFDWLPKQNADVICVQELKAQVADMTAEMINPPGYYGYFHYAEKKGYSGVGIYSRRQPDEIVEGLGIPDIDCEGRYIEARFGNLSVVSLYLPSGSSGEHRQAAKFLFMDHLFPHLDELTKSGREVVLCGDWNIAHTEKDLKNWKSNQKNSGFLPEERAWLSRVFGQLGWVDVYRNLYPEATDEGYTWWSNRGQAWAKNVGWRIDYQIATRNLALKCAFHGNWPPNPRESGHLFQSKLASQSEATRGVEAVYS; encoded by the coding sequence ATGACTCGAATCATCACAATCAACCTAAACGGTATCCGTTCCGCCGCTAAGAAAGGCTTCTTCGACTGGCTGCCAAAGCAGAACGCCGATGTCATCTGCGTGCAGGAACTCAAGGCGCAGGTCGCTGACATGACTGCGGAGATGATCAACCCGCCCGGCTACTATGGCTACTTCCACTATGCGGAGAAGAAGGGCTACAGCGGCGTGGGTATTTACTCACGTCGGCAACCCGATGAGATCGTGGAGGGACTCGGTATCCCTGACATCGACTGCGAAGGTCGCTATATCGAGGCTCGGTTCGGCAACCTCTCTGTGGTTTCGCTTTATCTGCCATCGGGCTCAAGTGGCGAGCATCGCCAGGCCGCCAAGTTTCTGTTCATGGACCACTTATTCCCTCATTTAGATGAACTGACGAAGTCAGGGCGGGAGGTGGTCCTGTGCGGCGACTGGAACATCGCCCACACCGAGAAGGACCTCAAGAACTGGAAGTCCAACCAGAAGAACTCCGGATTCCTGCCGGAAGAACGGGCGTGGCTGAGTCGGGTGTTTGGGCAGCTTGGTTGGGTTGATGTTTACCGTAACCTCTATCCGGAAGCTACCGATGAGGGCTACACGTGGTGGTCCAACCGAGGCCAGGCTTGGGCCAAGAACGTGGGTTGGAGGATTGATTATCAGATCGCCACAAGAAATCTTGCCTTGAAGTGCGCATTCCACGGAAACTGGCCACCCAATCCACGTGAATCCGGCCACCTATTCCAGAGCAAACTGGCCAGTCAGAGCGAAGCGACGCGGGGGGTGGAAGCTGTTTACTCCTGA
- a CDS encoding DNA polymerase I, whose amino-acid sequence MDRRFNEIWALDFEFRAPPGEVPEVVCMVAKEIISGQTIRLWGDELNCPSPPFGIGNDSLILAYYASAEMGCHLALGWQLPENVIDLYAEFRSLTNGQVLPCGNGLLGALSYFGLDGIASLEKEAMRELILRGGDYTELERLDILEYCESDVLALERLFNAMGPELFESTRLEQALLRGRYTCAIGLMEHNGIPIDTALLADLQANWQEIQGRLIAEVDASFHVYDGQTFKHDRFAEYLRQHDISWPTTPTGRLALDDDTFSDMCKSFPALRPLKDLRHALGQLRLHELAVGKDGRNRTILSMFRAKTGRNQPSNSRFIFGLPAWLRGLIKPVPGFGLAYIDWSQQEFGIAAALSGDNKMQEAYLSGDPYLTFAKQAGAVPWDATKTSHPKEREQFKACVLAVQYGMGADSLAKRINQPPVYAKELLRLHHKTYQVFWKWSDAVVDFATLEKRLWTVFGWSLQVTGTANERSLRNFPMQANGADMLRLACTLAAETGIRVIAPIHDAVLIEAPLHELDKAVQSMQGVMLAASREVLDGFELRSDVTVIRYPDRYADDRGAAMWNTVTGLLNAIKSGEVVYEAA is encoded by the coding sequence ATGGATAGGCGGTTTAACGAAATCTGGGCGCTGGACTTTGAGTTCCGGGCGCCACCCGGCGAGGTTCCCGAGGTGGTCTGCATGGTCGCTAAGGAGATAATCAGTGGGCAAACCATCCGTTTGTGGGGCGATGAGCTGAATTGCCCGAGCCCACCGTTTGGTATTGGCAACGACTCCCTCATACTGGCTTATTACGCCAGTGCTGAAATGGGTTGTCACTTGGCCCTTGGCTGGCAGTTGCCCGAGAACGTAATCGACCTCTATGCCGAGTTCCGCAGTCTGACGAATGGACAGGTGCTGCCCTGCGGCAATGGCTTGCTGGGGGCGCTCTCCTACTTTGGCTTGGATGGCATAGCCAGCTTGGAGAAGGAAGCCATGCGAGAGCTCATCCTGCGTGGTGGCGACTACACCGAGTTGGAACGCCTGGACATCCTCGAATATTGCGAGTCGGATGTGTTGGCTCTTGAACGTCTATTCAATGCCATGGGTCCGGAGCTGTTCGAGTCAACCCGGCTAGAACAAGCCCTATTGAGGGGCAGATATACCTGTGCCATCGGATTGATGGAGCACAACGGCATACCTATAGACACGGCTCTCTTGGCAGACCTGCAAGCGAACTGGCAGGAAATCCAGGGGCGCCTGATCGCCGAGGTCGATGCGTCCTTCCATGTCTATGACGGGCAAACGTTCAAGCATGACCGTTTCGCCGAATATCTTCGTCAGCACGACATCTCTTGGCCGACCACACCCACCGGGAGATTGGCGTTGGACGACGACACTTTCAGCGACATGTGCAAGTCGTTCCCGGCTCTGCGCCCCTTGAAAGATCTGCGCCATGCGCTGGGACAACTGCGATTGCATGAGTTGGCCGTAGGTAAGGATGGCAGAAACAGAACCATCCTCTCCATGTTCCGGGCGAAAACGGGACGCAACCAGCCTTCGAACTCCCGTTTCATCTTCGGGCTGCCGGCCTGGCTTCGGGGCTTAATCAAACCTGTCCCAGGGTTTGGGCTGGCATACATCGATTGGAGCCAGCAGGAGTTTGGAATCGCCGCTGCGCTCTCGGGCGACAACAAGATGCAGGAAGCCTATTTGTCCGGAGATCCATATCTGACGTTTGCCAAGCAAGCGGGGGCAGTGCCTTGGGACGCAACAAAGACAAGCCATCCAAAGGAACGGGAGCAGTTCAAGGCTTGTGTCCTGGCGGTCCAGTATGGAATGGGGGCTGACTCCCTGGCAAAGCGGATAAATCAGCCCCCTGTATATGCCAAGGAGCTGTTAAGGCTGCACCACAAGACTTACCAGGTGTTTTGGAAATGGTCGGATGCGGTGGTGGACTTCGCCACTCTTGAAAAGCGGCTTTGGACGGTATTCGGGTGGTCCCTGCAGGTAACTGGCACGGCCAATGAACGTTCTCTACGGAACTTTCCGATGCAGGCAAACGGCGCAGACATGCTCCGACTTGCCTGCACGCTGGCTGCGGAGACAGGCATTCGAGTCATCGCCCCAATCCATGATGCTGTTCTGATTGAAGCACCTCTTCACGAACTCGACAAAGCCGTGCAGTCCATGCAAGGGGTCATGCTTGCGGCGAGTCGGGAAGTTCTCGACGGATTTGAGCTGCGGTCTGATGTCACGGTCATCCGCTATCCCGACCGCTATGCAGACGATAGAGGTGCTGCGATGTGGAACACCGTTACCGGCTTGCTAAACGCCATAAAGAGCGGGGAGGTGGTATATGAAGCAGCATGA
- a CDS encoding site-specific DNA-methyltransferase: MKSSIAVKPTVVSACSNHNTARFPQELTNTVFNEDCMLGLSRIPDKSVHMVLTDIPYGECNSFAPGLRNLNKGKADKVTFELRPFIRAVDKTLAPSGSFYAFVGQQQVSEAIKELKELGYSTRLCVWEKTNPSPMNGKVIWLSSIEACVFGKKPGATFNEHCAGVVWKFPVGRSKRHPTEKPLRLMEYLISVSSNPGDIILDPCLGSGTTAEAASNLGRNYVGFEIDTEYCALARERLSNTGRLSTAADAGI; the protein is encoded by the coding sequence ATGAAAAGTAGTATCGCTGTTAAGCCGACGGTGGTGTCGGCTTGTAGTAATCACAACACCGCCAGATTCCCTCAAGAGCTAACCAACACGGTCTTCAACGAAGATTGCATGTTGGGTCTGTCTCGCATCCCCGACAAATCAGTTCACATGGTCCTAACGGATATTCCGTATGGCGAGTGCAACTCTTTTGCCCCAGGGCTGCGCAATCTCAACAAAGGCAAGGCTGATAAAGTCACTTTTGAACTTCGGCCCTTTATCAGGGCCGTCGACAAAACACTCGCTCCGTCCGGTTCGTTCTATGCATTCGTGGGCCAGCAACAAGTCTCCGAAGCAATAAAGGAGCTCAAAGAGCTCGGCTATTCGACTCGCCTTTGCGTGTGGGAGAAGACAAATCCCAGCCCTATGAATGGAAAAGTCATCTGGCTATCCAGTATCGAGGCATGTGTTTTCGGAAAGAAGCCTGGTGCCACCTTCAATGAGCACTGTGCGGGGGTGGTTTGGAAGTTTCCAGTTGGACGGTCAAAGCGACATCCGACGGAGAAACCTCTTCGATTGATGGAATACCTCATCTCCGTTTCCAGCAACCCCGGAGACATCATTCTGGACCCATGCCTCGGTTCAGGGACTACAGCAGAAGCAGCCTCAAATCTGGGCAGAAACTATGTTGGCTTTGAGATTGACACCGAATACTGCGCACTAGCACGGGAACGGTTGAGCAATACGGGCCGTTTGTCCACGGCTGCCGACGCCGGCATTTGA